tactacacaatattcccaagactttaactcaatgaactttgcacatataagcccgagtacgtactcgtcacctcgcgtacacgatttttttacatttcacaaatggcacataagactcgatgcctaaggggtaattcccccactcgaggttaaggaagacacttacctttttgaagttatgccgatactCCAAAATCTcctttttgcttgaattgacctccggaccgctcaaatccatccaaattaattgtataactttattaaaattcatcaaaaataattccggataataatacgtcgacttaaaaatttattccaaaaagtcaacaaaagtcaacgcggggctcgcttcttggaacctgacataatttttataacatccgaacacccattccgatacgagtttaaccataccaattttatcgaattccaataacaactcgacctccaaatcttaaattttcgtttattggaagattttacaaaaatcttgatttcctccgtttaaatctgaattaaatgatggattcaaaggcataaatatggaaattaatcaaaactggataagaatcacttaccccaaatacccacgcaagaatctctccaaaaattgccttctcCAAAtttaattttgtgttatgaactcaaaaccctcgttttgggacttttaattctgcccagataggccttcttcgcgttcgcgaccattgcttcgcgttcccGAAGCACAAACTTGACTGCCAatatttaacccttcgcgaacgtgaattTTTACAAAtctcacccttcgcgaacgtgacactggcttcgtgaacgcgaagctttaccagctcatacctttgcgaacgcgaccaccacctcgtgaacgcgtagaacaaggacctaGGGTCCTCAATTGaattctcttcttcgcgaacgcgaagctttaacaccagatcctcttcgcgaacgcgagacctcacTCGCGGACACGAAGGGCAAATCTTGCCTGCCTCAAATTCCCCTTCGCAAACAAGAGGTcgcactcgcgaacgcgaagaaggaaaccagaagaatgCAGCAAcaaatatcagcaatctcaccaaggtcaaaaatgatccgttaaccccaccccacccccaccccctaactcacccgagcccctcgggacctcaaccaaacatatcatcaAGTCTcataatatcatatgaacttagtcgaaccctcaaatcacctcaaacaacgctaaaaccacgaatcataccccaattcaaacctaatgaactttgaaattttaagtttccacaaacgacgccgggaCCTATgaaattaatccggaatgacttcaaattttcacacaaatcataaatgacataacgaagctattcaaatttccagaatcagattccgaccccgatatcaaaaagttaacccccggtcaaacttctcaaaaatttatctttcgccatttcaagccaaattcctctacagacctccgaataatttttcggacacacacctaagtccataattaccatacggagctattgacatcatcaaaattccattccggtgtcgtttgctcaaaagtcaactctccggtcaactattttcatttaagcttctaaataaggattgttcttttccttaaattccgaatcttcagtaaatcaaactcgaccatatccgtgggtcataatacatattgcgaagctactcgagaccttaagtcactgaacgggacgttaattattaaaatgacaagtcgggtcgttacacaaagaTAGATGAGTAAGATCTGCTAATAATTCCCAGAAAACAAGCTCTAACTTAAAAACACTAATCACTTGCGTTGGACGATAAATGCTTGCTTGCATCGGATGTTTACTTACACCAAACCATATTAATTACTCCCTCCATCTCATAATATGTGTCGTGgttactaaaaatatttatctcaaattattcgtcattttagaagttcaagacaaaatatattatatttttcctttttcacCCTCAATAATTAATTATCTTAGAAGATTACAAGCACATTACTTATGGATAATTTTATTCAAATACCAAGAAGTCTACCTTGTAATTAAACACTTTAATCATGTTTACACTGATGCAATCAATATTTTAAATATCAAAGTTCTTTATAAAGTATATTCAAACTTTTGAAGTTCTGCTAGAGTACACGTAATGAAAGAATATAAAGAAAATGGAGATGAAGCGAAAACTCAATATTGTTGAAGATTTAATACACGTTTGAATTTTTGTTTGAAGGAAAGATGAATGTCGTTTATCAGTTGGAAGAGTTTGTATTACTGATTTGTTAATTATCCAGGGTCTCTCTTCATATATTCTATAAAGCAAATCAATTGTATTCACATTTAGTAAAAATATGGATAATGTTATTGATGGAGATGACACAtaaattgagaaaatatttaataagagTAAAATAGTTAAAAACTATCCTTTTTTAAGGGGCGTGCACAAGAGAATCACGACACATATTATGAGACAGATGGAGTATTATTAGTAATGATTCAATAAGTGAGAATGCATATATTTAACAATGATTAAATGCTTGAAATTCATGTATAGAACATATCATACATCTATTAGTTTAGCGTAAACTATAATAAATTTTAACGCTCCTAGGATACAGTAAATCAGTTCTAATAACATATCCACTCAAAAAtatgcttcaaatatatactcatCGCCTAATTTAAGATTAGAAGATCTAATAATAATTACTAAGAGCTCTAATTGCAGAATTGTAATCACTTGCGTTGGATGAAAGAAGCCATGCGCTTGATCAGATCTTTAGATTTCTCAGCTTCAGGATTAGCAGCCTGAAAGCAATGACCTTCACCTTCAACCTCAATGAACTCTAATTCACCTTTCCATCCACTGTTCTTCACAGCTTCAGCGAATCGACTCACAATTTCACTTGGGACAAGCTCATCTTTCTTTCCTGCACACACGAAAAGCCTTGAGCAACCTAACTCAGACAAGCTTGGGCATATTTCTGAAACTGGATTAACCATTGGGCTATTAATTCCCTGTTCAGATGGTGGACAAATAGTATTCCAAAGCTTGTAAATCAAAGACCCCTCAATGTTTTCGACAGATGGGATCAAGAAGAAAGGGAAAGCAAAGATAGCACCGACGAGTTTCACGCCTCCATTTAAGCTCTCCCTACCAGCTCTCATGGTCATGTTAAAGACAATATTACCCCCAGCACTATCCCCGGCTATGAATAATCTGTTAAAATCACCATGGTTTGCTATCCATGGTTCGGCGTCTTTACCGGCGGCGTGTGAAGCGACCCACTGAAGGGCATCCCAGCAGTCTTGATAAAGTGTGGGCAGGTCATGTTCTGGGGCAAGACGATAATTCACAGAAATAGCAATGCATTTTGATTCAGAAACCAAATGGTTGAGGTAACGGTGTTCCGTTTGGAAGAAGGCGGATCCGGCAACTAGTCCTCCGCCGTGGTAGTAAACTAAGACGGGTAGCTTTTGATCGGCGATAGTGTTTTTGGGAAGGTAAAGTCTGGCGGAGATATGAGGGGAAATGGTCACGTCTTTGGATGAAACGCCGGTGTCTGGATCTTCTAACGAGGGAGGAACTTCAACTATGCCGTAAAGTTCGTAAAAACGATGGACTCGGCCGTTTTTATAGAGTCGGTAGTAAGGGTGGAAATCAGTGATCACCTCCTCATCGTCGTTTTCGGAAAACGTCATATTGGAGAAACACAGAGAAATACTAGGAACAGAACAGAGTATGCACAAAGAGATTATGGGAATGAAATGTTAAATCTTGTGTTGCAGATGGAATAGAGTGTTTGTGGATTTATATAGTGGGATTCAGATATAGAGATTTGTTTCCTATCTTTTTCGTCGGTGTCGGTAACAAGTGGAGAAGCAGCTTTTAGTACCCGTCAACACTTCGGCAAAAGCGCGTTTAGTACGCAACCTTCTCGAAGCCACATATCTTAACAAGATTTCAAACTTCGCTTTCTCACTTTTTACTCCTTTATAGCTATTTGGCCAAGAGGCCAAAaagtccttttttttttcttttcttttttttttttttctcaaaatcattttttttcctaacttgaggtgtttggtcaagttttttttgggagaaaaaaatatttttgggaagaatcagaaatttttgagaagcagaaaaaatagcttcttcccaaaagtagaAGCAAAAGcaattttgacttttcttcttaccaagaatacccttaacaaaatataatatatactaaaataaccgttaaacctaatacttaagatataatatataaatattttttattatttttaggatagttttataatatatagtgactttaggggtgaatgctttttatttgttgaataatttttaatatatttaacttatattaaaagaattaagtacttttaaattttatttttatattttacttaaataaaataaaaagatttaattattgcctgtaataataaatttttgagattatttatttacttataatattaactattaagtaaatctattcatgtccttattcgtaatttgatacttaaaaacactttttgaaaagcttggccaaacacaaattattgctcaaaagtgcttttcagagtgattagccaaatacaaactgtttctctccaaaagtactttttttaaaagcacttttgaaaaaaatacttctcaaaataagctgatttctccagtttggccaaacaggctattagtccCAATTATCTTTGACTCCAAGAGTTTAGAGGTTTTAAGATAAAAAATAAAGGAAATCTTAAGTAAATATCCCAAATAAgtttcaacttatcaatttctagCCATTAATTATAGACTTACCAAATTAGTCAAGCgcgtataaaaataaaaaacacaaATAAAATAAGGTACTTTCTTTCCAAGAATCTCACGTaaagatctccttccatatttttaagcgtgatcagCAACATTAAATGCAAGACGGAAAGAAAATTTTATGAATGAGATAGCAAACAAGGTgatgaaaacatatagatgagtcaatatacaaatttTGAGAAAGATTAGaggtgatttggtatcaaaattcgtagttaaaatcgagttcaaaaaattattttgcgacacatgtatcaaatatgtatcacgcatgtatcacGCACATATGTATACATgcatgtgatacacatttgatgcaaatatgatacatatgtgatacacaaatgacacacataattttttcatgtttcatcttctacttgaattttcaattcaaatcacctcaaaaatccgcaaaatcatcccaaaattgaGATTCAAACTCTTAAAAATGTACCCAATCTTttctaataacacccactcaaaagaaagcaaagaTTTGACCTTTGTTTGgactacaaatagctaattggctaatattagtaatatttaatCAATTGACCAATTTTAgtaataagctacttataaataCACATAGTTAGTAGtttctcaaaaataaataaatggatCATACTTTCTAGATTTCGAGagtcaaatattttattttgatcATAAACTTAAAtataaaacttttaattttttcaaacaaaatttatatatttaaaaattacataaaaagttttctaaattataataattaataatttaaaatatttacaaagtATTGTATAAAAAAGTCACGGTCAAAGAACAAGCCGTTTGACTCTACATATACAAAAAGGTGCCATTTTTTTTAGGCAGAGGGAGTAGTATAATTCGTGATCTTAATCCTTTCATGAAAATTTTATGACTATCAGAGTATGTCATCGAGAGTTAAAAAAATTTATAACCAAATTATCAATATTATATTTataatgatccaaccggtcattttaacttttagaatcatgttttctaaaaataaaacttctcgtatgtgcttttaatgatttatgacttgcggggatgattggttcgggatttggaagtatttgggttgaaatcggaacacttggttccttaagttggctttaaaaggtcaagtttgacttcggtcaacattttgagaaaacgatcccagaatagaattttgacggttccaatagctccgtaaggtgattttggacttaggagcgtgttcgaaattttatttggaagtccgtagttaaattagatttgaaatggctaaaacaagaatttaagtttggaagtttgattggggagttaactttttaatatcggggtcagaatccaattttgaaaattttcatagctctgttatgtcatttatgacttgtgtgcaaaatttgaggtcaatcggacttgatttgataggttccgacaccgaatgtagaagttagaaatcttaagtttcattaagcttgaattggaggatgattcgtgattttagcattttttggtgtgatttgagggttcgactaagttcgtatgatgttttgggacttgttggtataattggttgaggtcccgaggggctcgg
This sequence is a window from Nicotiana tomentosiformis chromosome 5, ASM39032v3, whole genome shotgun sequence. Protein-coding genes within it:
- the LOC104115718 gene encoding 2-hydroxyisoflavanone dehydratase-like, encoding MTFSENDDEEVITDFHPYYRLYKNGRVHRFYELYGIVEVPPSLEDPDTGVSSKDVTISPHISARLYLPKNTIADQKLPVLVYYHGGGLVAGSAFFQTEHRYLNHLVSESKCIAISVNYRLAPEHDLPTLYQDCWDALQWVASHAAGKDAEPWIANHGDFNRLFIAGDSAGGNIVFNMTMRAGRESLNGGVKLVGAIFAFPFFLIPSVENIEGSLIYKLWNTICPPSEQGINSPMVNPVSEICPSLSELGCSRLFVCAGKKDELVPSEIVSRFAEAVKNSGWKGELEFIEVEGEGHCFQAANPEAEKSKDLIKRMASFIQRK